In the Gossypium arboreum isolate Shixiya-1 chromosome 10, ASM2569848v2, whole genome shotgun sequence genome, one interval contains:
- the LOC108461553 gene encoding uncharacterized protein At2g39795, mitochondrial-like: MAFASVFRKSANSLAPLAIRLTRVQRNYHSSIFRALNHGLQSQKPAVNRFYPNSFHFSTAVASKKPSSDESLVRVLESEIQFAEGDNSEQVVGTPSGFPFEVEDNPGTQTVTLKREYNGELIKVDVHMLDLNEDEQDEDEVEDKDGDNTNARIPFVVTVSKKDGPSLEFSCTAFHDGIGIDSLSFRNPNPEDDELAYEGPDFNDLDENLQKGFYKYLEVRGIKPSTTNYLREYMADKDNREYLLWLKNLKKFVEE; this comes from the exons ATGGCTTTCGCTTCGGTTTTCCGTAAATCAGCTAACTCGTTGGCTCCACTCGCGATTCGACTCACCCGAGTCCAGAGGAACTACCACTCCTCCATCTTCAGGGCTTTGAACCATGGGTTACAATCTCAGAAACCGGCCGTTAACCGTTTTTACCCAAATAGCTTCCATTTCTCTACCGCCGTTGCTTCCAAGAAACCCTCTTCTGATGAGTCTCTTGTCCGAGTTCTTGAGTCCGAGATTCAATTTGCTGAGGGTGATAACTCTGAGCAG GTTGTAGGAACTCCTAGTGGATTCCCTTTTGAAGTCGAAGATAACCCTGGGACTCAAACTGTAACATTGAAAAGAGAATATAATGGTGAGCTCATAAAAGTTGATGTTCACATGCTTGATCTTAACGAAGACGAGCAAGATGAAGATGAAGTTGAAGACAAGGATGGGGATAATACCAATGCTAGAATCCCGTTCGTTGTCACCGTTTCGAAGAAAGATGGTCCGAGTTTGGAGTTCAGTTGCACTGCTTTTCACGATGGGATTGGAATCGACAGTTTGAGTTTTAGAAATCCCAACCCTGAGGATGATGAACTTGCTTATGAAGGCCCTGATTTCAA TGATTTGGATGAGAATTTGCAAAAGGGTTTTTACAAATACTTGGAGGTTAGAGGAATCAAGCCAAGTACAACAAATTACTTGCGTGAGTACATGGCCGATAAGGATAACAGAGAGTATCTTTTATGGTTGAAAAATCtcaagaaatttgttgaagaatga
- the LOC108464374 gene encoding delta-1-pyrroline-5-carboxylate synthase (The RefSeq protein has 7 substitutions, 1 frameshift and aligns at 89% coverage compared to this genomic sequence) has translation MWLCPFAENAMESERTFMRNVKRVFVKVGTAVVTRADGRLAVGRLGALCEQLKELNSQGYEIVLVTSGAVGLGRQRLRYRRLVNSMAEDSSRAFVKDVKRIVIKVGTAVVTRNDGRLALGRLGALCEQIKELNSQGYEIILVSSGAVGLGRQRLRYRRLVNSSFADLQKPQVELDGKACAAVGQNSLMALYDTLFSELDISSAQLLVTDSDFRDRDFRKQLNETVKSLLSLKVIPIFNENDAVSTRKAPYEDSSGIFWDNDSLAALLALELKADLLVLLSDVEGLYSGPPSDPKSKLIHTYVKEKHQGEITFGDKSRVGRGGMTAKVKAAVNAAYAGIPVVITSGSAPENIIRVLQGQRIGTLFHQDAHLWEPTKEVGAREMAVAARDSSRRLQALSSQERKKILLDIADAFEANGKLITVENEADVAAAQQAGYEKSSISRLALKPGKIASLAKSIRVLANMEDPIGRVLKKTQLADGLILEKTSSPLGVLLIVFESRPDALVQIASLAIRSGNGLLLKGGKEAKRSNAILHKVITEAIPDIVGGKVIGLVTSRDEIPDLLKLDDVIDLVIPRGSNKLVSQIKSSTKIPVLGHADGICHVFVDKSANMDMAKRVVLDAKIDYPAACNAMETLLVHKDLVTNGALNELIVDLRIQGVTLYGGPRASLLLNIPQARSFHHEYNSMECTVEIVDDVAAAIDHIHHHGSAHTDCIITEDQETAEIFLYQVDSAAVFHNASTRFCDGARFGLGAEVGISTSRIHARGPVGVEGLLTTRWILKGSGQVVDGDKGVIYTHKDIPINS, from the exons CCATTCAGCAAC ATGGCTGAGGATAGTTCAAGAGCTTTTGTTAAAGACGTCAAGCGTATCGTCATTAAG GTTGGGACTGCTGTTGTTACTCGAAATGATGGACGATTAGCACTTGGAAGATTAGGAGCACTATGTGAGCAG ATAAAAGAATTGAACTCTCAAGGATATGAGATCATTTTGGTGTCATCAGGTGCTGTTGGCTTAGGTCGCCAAAGGCTTAGATACAGGAGACTAGTCAACAGCAg TTTTGCTGATCTTCAGAAGCCACAAGTAGAACTTGATGGGAAGGCATGTGCAGCCGTTGGACAAAATAGtcttatggctttgtatgatacaTTGTTCAGTGAG CTGGATATTTCATCAGCTCAACTTCTTGTAACAGACAGTGATTTTAGAGATAGAGATTTTAGAAAGCAACTAAATGAGACAGTGAAGTCTTTATTATCGTTGAAAGTTATTCCTATATTTAATGAAAACGATGCTGTCAGTACCAGGAAAGCTCCATACGAG GATTCTTCTGGTATATTTTGGGACAATGACAGTTTAGCGGCTCTACTCGCTTTGGAGCTAAAAGCTGATCTTCTTGTTTTATTGAGTGATGTTGAGGGTCTTTACAGTGGCCCTCCAAGTGATCCAAAATCAAAGCTAATCCACACATATGTTAAAGAAAAGCATCAGGGTGAGATTACCTTTGGAGACAAGTCAAGGGTAGGTAGAGGGGGTATGACTGCAAAAGTAAAAGCTGCTGTCAATGCAGCTTATGCTGGCATTCCTGTTGTTATCACCAG TGGAAGTGCTCCTGAGAACATAATAAGAGTCCTTCAAGGTCAACGAATTGGTACTCTCTTTCACCAGGATGCACATTTGTGGGAACCAACTAAAGAAGTTGGTGCCCGTGAAATGGCAGTTGCAGCAAGAGACAGTTCCAGACGACTTCAG GCATTGTCTTCACAAGAGCGAAAAAAGATTTTATTAGACATAGCTGATGCCTTTGAAGCAAATGAAAAATTGATCACTGTTGAGAATGAAGCTGATGTAGCTGCTGCACAACAGGCTGGATATGAGAAATCCTTGATATCTCGACTAGCTCTGAAGCCTGGAAAG ATTGCAAGCCTTGCAAAGTCAATTCGTGTGCTTGCGAACATGGAAGACCCAATCGGCCGTGTTTTGAAGAAAACACAG CTTGCAGATGGACTTATTTTAGAGAAAACCTCAAGTCCTTTGGGTGTTCTTTTGATTGTTTTTGAATCTCGACCTGATGCGCTTGTACAG ATAGCCTCATTAGCTATCCGAAGTGGTAACGGGCTCCTTTTGAAAGGGGGAAAGGAGGCCAAGCGGTCCAATGCTATTTTGCATAAG GTAATAACTGAAGCCATTCCAGACATTGTTGGGGGTAAAGTTATTGGACTTGTAACTTCAAGAGATGAGATTCCTGATCTTTTAAAG CTTGATGACGTTATTGATCTTGTGATCCCACGAGGCAGCAACAAGCTTGTTTCCCAAATCaagagttcaaccaaaattccTGTTCTTGGTCATGCAG ATGGAATTTGCCATGTATATGTTGATAAGTCTGCTAATATGGATATGGCAAAGCGGGTTGTTTTGGATGCAAAAATAGATTACCCAGCTGCTTGCAATGCAATG GAAACTCTTCTTGTACACAAAGATTTAGTGACAAATGGTGCACTTAATGAGCTAATTGTTGATCTTCGTATACAAG GTGTTACTTTATATGGTGGACCAAGGGCAAGTTTATTGTTGAATATCCCACAAGCACGCTCTTTTCATCATGAATACAATTCAATGGAATGCACTGTTGAAATAGTGGACGACGTGGCTGCAGCCATCGATCACATCCATCACCATGGCAG TGCACACACAGATTGTATCATCACCGAAGACCAAGAAACTGCAGAAATCTTCTTGTATCAAGTTGACAG CGCTGCTGTTTTCCACAATGCAAGCACAAGATTTTGTGATGGTGCTCGATTTGGTCTAGGCGCTGAG GTTGGGATAAGTACAAGTAGGATTCACGCTCGGGGTCCGGTTGGAGTTGAAGGATTGTTAACAACAAGATG GATTCTGAAAGGAAGTGGGCAGGTAGTAGATGGTGATAAAGGGGTCATTTACACCCACAAAGACATACCAATAAATTCTTGA
- the LOC108461824 gene encoding uncharacterized protein LOC108461824 isoform X1, with product MDESSFSNLPTSRLLGSVPSVINEEKKSSYAAPEASMQNFPPNSGSGRGYQTLEAPAESFEQQPPNNWKGVFNISSYTQYFNVDTDVVINRLISSFHPTAGDFFNKIEANPDLYGLIWITTTLVFMLSCFGNFATYLMQKHTDGTTTWSFDVGYVNVAASGIYGYAIVVPMAFYFLLQYLGSNASLIRFWCMWGYSLSIFVPTAFLLLIPVELLRWIIILITGTASSCFVALNLRSYIEGGNDLTIIVIAAFLLQMALSIFIKVWFFP from the exons atggatgaatcATCGTTTTCAAATCTTCCAACCAGTCGTTTACTCGGCTCAGTTCCC TCTGTTATAAATGAAGAAAAGAAATCCTCATATGCAG CTCCTGAAGCAAGCATGCAAAATTTTCCTCCAAATAGTGGTAGTGGCCGAGGTTATCAAACTCTTGAAGCTCCAGCtg AAAGCTTTGAACAACAGCCACCAAACAACTGGAAGGGAGTGTTTAATATCTCATCCTACACACAGTATTTTAATGTGGATACAGATGTTGTAATAAACAGACTGATAAGTTCCTTTCATCCTACAGCTGGAGATTTTTTCAACAAGATCGAGGCTAACCCTGATTT GTATGGGCTTATCTGGATCACAACTACATTGGTTTTTATGCTTTCTTGCTTTGGAAACTTTGCCACATACCTTATGCAAAAGCACACTGATGGGACTACTACTTGGAGCTTTGATGTTGGCTATGTAAATGTAGCAGCTTCTGGAATCTATGGTTATGCAATTGTGGTGCCAATGGCATTTTACTTCTTGCTTCAGTATCTGGGTTCAAATGCTAGCCTTATACGATTTTGGTGCATGTGGGGTTATTCTCTCTCCATTTTCGTGCCAACTGCG TTCCTATTGCTTATTCCAGTTGAGCTTCTCCGATGGATTATTATACTAATTACTGGTACAGCTTCATCATGCTTTGTTGCTTTGAATTTAAGATCTTATATCGAAGGAGGGAACGATCTTACGATAATAGTGATTGCTGCATTCTTGTTGCAAATGGCCCTTTCAATCTTCATCAAGGTCTGGTTCTTTCCCTAA
- the LOC108461824 gene encoding uncharacterized protein LOC108461824 isoform X2: MQNFPPNSGSGRGYQTLEAPAESFEQQPPNNWKGVFNISSYTQYFNVDTDVVINRLISSFHPTAGDFFNKIEANPDLYGLIWITTTLVFMLSCFGNFATYLMQKHTDGTTTWSFDVGYVNVAASGIYGYAIVVPMAFYFLLQYLGSNASLIRFWCMWGYSLSIFVPTAFLLLIPVELLRWIIILITGTASSCFVALNLRSYIEGGNDLTIIVIAAFLLQMALSIFIKVWFFP; the protein is encoded by the exons ATGCAAAATTTTCCTCCAAATAGTGGTAGTGGCCGAGGTTATCAAACTCTTGAAGCTCCAGCtg AAAGCTTTGAACAACAGCCACCAAACAACTGGAAGGGAGTGTTTAATATCTCATCCTACACACAGTATTTTAATGTGGATACAGATGTTGTAATAAACAGACTGATAAGTTCCTTTCATCCTACAGCTGGAGATTTTTTCAACAAGATCGAGGCTAACCCTGATTT GTATGGGCTTATCTGGATCACAACTACATTGGTTTTTATGCTTTCTTGCTTTGGAAACTTTGCCACATACCTTATGCAAAAGCACACTGATGGGACTACTACTTGGAGCTTTGATGTTGGCTATGTAAATGTAGCAGCTTCTGGAATCTATGGTTATGCAATTGTGGTGCCAATGGCATTTTACTTCTTGCTTCAGTATCTGGGTTCAAATGCTAGCCTTATACGATTTTGGTGCATGTGGGGTTATTCTCTCTCCATTTTCGTGCCAACTGCG TTCCTATTGCTTATTCCAGTTGAGCTTCTCCGATGGATTATTATACTAATTACTGGTACAGCTTCATCATGCTTTGTTGCTTTGAATTTAAGATCTTATATCGAAGGAGGGAACGATCTTACGATAATAGTGATTGCTGCATTCTTGTTGCAAATGGCCCTTTCAATCTTCATCAAGGTCTGGTTCTTTCCCTAA
- the LOC108462523 gene encoding probable glycosyltransferase At3g07620, with protein MIQNFKIYAYPPPETLSFDSKVESLFYSSLIHSHFITQNPEEAHLFFIPFSFHSGLSTRAVAYVVGNYRTEFIYWNRTLGADHFFLSCSGIGHGADRNVVELKKNSVQVSCFPTTAGLFIPHKDVSLPPLANVQAPVHAPASKSSSYLGYVRYNWVKESNLMERLLADPEIVVESEPSDQLTYEERLAGSKFCLFEYGPEISAIGEAMSFGCVPVVITDRPIQDLPLLDLLAWQQIAVFVGSSGGVNEIKRVLGRVVVEEYEDMRESAAVASKHFVWNDTPEPCDAFHLVMYQLWLRRHTIRYAEREWA; from the coding sequence ATGATCCAAAACTTCAAAATTTACGCTTACCCACCTCCGGAAACGCTGTCGTTTGACTCCAAAGTTGAATCCCTATTTTACTCTTCTCTTATCCACAGTCACTTCATTACTCAAAACCCTGAAGAAGCCCATTTGTTCTTCATCCCTTTCTCTTTCCACTCCGGGCTTTCCACACGCGCCGTCGCGTATGTCGTCGGAAATTACCGTACGGAGTTTATTTATTGGAATCGGACTCTTGgagctgatcattttttcctttccTGCTCTGGTATTGGTCACGGTGCGGACCGGAATGTTGTGGAGTTGAAGAAGAACTCGGTTCAGGTCTCGTGTTTTCCGACGACGGCTGGGTTGTTTATTCCTCATAAGGATGTTAGTTTACCACCACTTGCTAACGTTCAAGCTCCGGTACACGCGCCGGCTAGTAAGAGCTCGAGTTATTTAGGTTACGTGAGGTATAATTGGGTTAAAGAGTCGAATCTAATGGAACGACTATTAGCTGATCCCGAGATTGTGGTTGAATCTGAACCGTCGGATCAGTTGACTTATGAGGAAAGACTTGCCGGGAGTAAGTTTTGTTTGTTCGAGTACGGACCGGAGATATCGGCGATCGGTGAAGCGATGAGTTTCGGGTGTGTGCCCGTGGTGATTACTGACCGTCCGATCCAGGACTTGCCGTTGTTGGATTTGCTTGCGTGGCAACAGATCGCGGTGTTCGTGGGATCAAGCGGTGGAGTTAATGAGATCAAGAGGGTTTTGGGGCGCGTGGTGGTGGAAGAGTACGAGGATATGAGGGAATCAGCTGCGGTCGCGAGTAAGCATTTTGTGTGGAACGATACGCCAGAGCCGTGCGATGCGTTCCATTTGGTGATGTATCAGTTATGGTTGAGAAGGCATACCATCAGATATGCTGAGAGAGAATGGGCTTAA
- the LOC108462524 gene encoding putative disease resistance protein At1g50180 produces MAEAIVSLSVERISDLLIHEAVFLKDVKDQVESLKDELKRMKCFLEDVDRIPEQDKRLHNRVSEIRNLAYDAEDVIDSFILKAAHQRGFHGIVKRFISIFTKPSHLHKIGVQVKAIQTKLQNISRNLPAYAIPGDGEGSSSIFKVQQWLRTYSHVKEEDVVSLEVSTKEIMAKLMIEEDRLLAVVSVVGMGGIGKTTLARKVYNHVDVRRHFDFLAWVYISQQCKPRKVLLSVLMKVLSPSKDDRELIEKLDENELWKRLFDALKEKRYLVVLDDIWRSEDWDILKPAFPRGRKGSKILFTTRNRNVALYADPCNTPMELSFLTDDESWNLLCRNAFPINETDSYIYSEELEKLGREMVRKCGGLPLAIVLLGKLLARKQSLDQWKTVHKNIFHGRLKGFQQHDPQYGAVNRILVLSYNDLPYHLKPCFLYLAHYPEDWEISKKELIRLWIAEGFISPLLGSKEILMEDVGEQFLEDLIDRSLVQVWWRDSTGTKVKTCRIHDLFRDLCMEKAEEENFLKFIQPSLVENSGISLDVTLVASVPRRIAIHPGKRDVHLKGGHPQLRSLLLIQEEVFINFHISNFKKFKLLRVLKLTRNVRKSGMCR; encoded by the coding sequence ATGGCAGAGGCTATTGTGTCCTTATCTGTTGAAAGAATTTCAGATTTGCTCATCCATGAAGCAGTTTTCCTCAAAGATGTGAAAGATCAAGTTGAGAGCCTAAAGGATGAACTGAAGCGAATGAAGTGTTTCTTGGAGGACGTTGACCGTATACCAGAACAAGACAAGCGTCTCCATAATCGGGTGTCGGAAATCCGGAATCTTGCTTACGATGCTGAAGATGTCATCGACTCGTTTATTCTTAAAGCAGCACATCAGCGGGGTTTTCATGGGATTGTCAAGAGATTCATCTCCATTTTCACCAAACCTTCTCATCTGCACAAAATCGGCGTGCAGGTCAAAGCAATCCAGACCAAGCTCCAAAACATTTCCAGGAATCTTCCAGCTTATGCGATACCCGGTGATGGAGAAGGCTCTAGCTCAATTTTCAAGGTGCAGCAATGGTTAAGGACATACTCACATGTCAAGGAAGAGGACGTTGTTAGCTTGGAGGTTAGCACCAAGGAAATTATGGCCAAGTTGATGATAGAAGAAGATAGACTCCTTGCCGTAGTTTCGGTAGTCGGCATGGGGGGCATCGGTAAGACTACTCTTGCCAGAAAAGTTTATAATCATGTTGATGTGAGACGCCATTTTGATTTCTTGGCTTGGGTTTATATATCTCAACAATGTAAGCCGAGAAAAGTTTTGCTTAGTGTCTTGATGAAAGTTCTCTCTCCTTCTAAAGATGACAGAGAGCTAATTGAGAAACTGGACGAGAATGAGCTGTGGAAAAGGCTTTTTGACGCTTTGAAAGAAAAGCGGTATTTGGTAGTCCTCGATGATATCTGGAGAAGCGAGGATTGGGATATTCTTAAACCTGCTTTTCCACGAGGAAGAAAGGGAAGCAAAATATTGTTCACAACACGCAACAGGAATGTGGCTTTATATGCCGATCCTTGCAACACTCCCATGGAGCTCTCATTTCTTACAGATGATGAAAGTTGGAATCTTTTGTGTAGGAATGCATTCCCAATAAACGAGACAGATTCTTATATCTACTCAGAGGAATTAGAGAAACTCGGAAGAGAGATGGTGAGAAAATGTGGAGGTCTACCTTTAGCAATTGTTCTCTTGGGAAAGTTGCTAGCAAGAAAACAATCACTGGATCAGTGGAAGACGGTTCACAAAAACATTTTCCATGGAAGGTTAAAAGGGTTCCAACAACATGATCCTCAATATGGTGCAGTGAACAGGATTTTGGTTTTAAGCTACAATGATTTGCCTTATCATTTAAAACCATGCTTTCTATATCTTGCTCATTATCCAGAAGATTGGGAGATATCGAAAAAGGAGCTCATTCGATTATGGATCGCTGAAGGTTTCATTTCACCATTATTGGGAAGCAAAGAAATCTTGATGGAGGATGTAGGTGAACAATTCCTAGAAGACCTTATAGACAGAAGCTTGGTTCAAGTTTGGTGGCGAGACTCTACAGGGACAAAAGTGAAAACATGTCGAATACATGATCTCTTCAGAGACTTGTGCATGGAGAAAGCAGAAGAGGagaatttcttaaaatttattCAACCTTCATTAGTTGAAAACTCTGGAATTTCTCTTGATGTGACCTTGGTAGCATCTGTGCCACGAAGAATTGCTATACATCCTGGCAAAAGGGATGTCCATTTAAAAGGAGGGCATCCACAATTACGTTCTTTGCTGCTGATTCAAGAAGAGGTATTCATAAACTTCCATATTTCAAATTTCAAGAAATTTAAACTTTTAAGAGTTTTGAAACTTACGAGGAATGTTAGGAAAAGTGGCATGTGTAGGTGA
- the LOC108462525 gene encoding disease resistance protein RPP8-like, whose product MTMLMTEEDRPHAIVSIVGMGGLGKTTLARKVYNHVEVRHHFDYLAWVYISQQCKPREVLLSVLMKVLSPSKDERELIEKLDENEMWKRLFDALKEKRYLVVLDDIWRSEDWEILKPAFPRGRKGSKILFTTRNRNVALNADPCNTPMELSLLTNDESWNLLCRKAFPRSKMGSQCCSEEFEKLGKEMVKKCGGLPLAIVVLGGLLATKQSLAQWEMVHKNIHGHLKGLPHQDHQYGAVNKILVLSYNDLPYHLEPCFLYLGHYPEDWEISKSELIQLWIGEGFISPSLESKEILMEDVGEQFLEELINRSLVQVWRRDYTGTKVKTCRIHDLLRDLCTKKAKEEKFLEIIQQSSAEFDVTLAKPLLRRISIHPSERKVHLKGKHPKLRSLLLPQDVKLIEFFISKCKIFKFLRVLTLLRRNVIKWHVSVEIGNLQHLRYLKLGCYGEMILPQSIGRLKSLYTLYIKYETHIVIPYVVFKLERLRHIILKRTRWCERGFRWRLGFTSKNIETLKYIEVDERLIENNVVLRLTNIQSLGLVFTRSEYVKPILILLTKLQRLRSLSFDILDNSILSYLDLEPLSQCHHLSKLRLTGAIEGVPNSSHRVLEFLPPNIVKLTLDSCNMSQDPMGVLEKLCHLRIFYLSKAYNGRKMICSANGFPQLDFLQIGNLIKLEEWEIEEGAMPCLRRLELVNVSLGMFPEGLRYITTLQEMSLVGLSSSLEERIKVIDEREGEDFYKVRHIPSIDFVKLLDSTSFEVITLH is encoded by the exons ATGACCATGTTGATGACTGAAGAAGATAGACCCCACGCCATCGTTTCCATAGTCGGCATGGGGGGCCTCGGGAAGACTACTCTTGCCAGAAAAGTATATAATCATGTTGAGGTTAGACACCATTTTGATTACTTGGCTTGGGTTTATATATCTCAACAATGTAAGCCTAGAGAAGTTTTGCTTAGTGTCTTGATGAAAGTTCTCTCTCCTTCTAAAGATGAAAGAGAGTTAATTGAGAAACTGGACGAGAATGAGATGTGgaaaaggctttttgatgcttTGAAAGAAAAGCGGTACTTGGTAGTCCTCGATGATATCTGGCGAAGCGAGGATTGGGAAATTCTTAAACCTGCTTTTCCACGAGGCAGAAAGGGAAGCAAAATATTGTTCACAACACGCAACAGGAATGTGGCTTTAAATGCCGATCCTTGCAACACTCCCATGGAGCTCTCACTTCTTACAAATGATGAAAGTTGGAATCTTTTGTGTAGGAAAGCATTCCCACGGAGCAAAATGGGTTCTCAATGCTGCTCAGAAGAATTTGAGAAGCTTGGAAAGGAGATGGTGAAAAAATGTGGAGGTCTGCCTTTAGCAATTGTTGTGTTGGGAGGCTTGCTAGCAACAAAACAGTCCTTGGCTCAATGGGAGATGGTTCACAAAAACATCCATGGACACCTAAAAGGGCTCCCACACCAAGATCATCAATATGGTGCAGTGAACAAGATTTTGGTTTTAAGCTACAATGATTTGCCTTATCATTTAGAACCATGCTTTCTGTATCTCGGTCATTATCCGGAAGATTGGGAGATATCGAAAAGTGAACTCATTCAACTATGGATCGGTGAAGGATTCATTTCACCATCATTAGAAAGCAAGGAAATCTTGATGGAGGATGTAGGCGAACAATTCCTAGAAGAGCTTATAAATAGGAGCTTGGTTCAAGTTTGGAGGCGAGACTATACAGGGACAAAAGTGAAAACATGTCGAATACATGATCTCTTGAGGGACTTGTGCACGAAGAAAGCAAAAGAGGAGAAGTTCTTGGAAATTATTCAACAATCATCGGCTGAATTTGATGTGACACTGGCAAAACCTTTGCTACGAAGAATTTCTATTCATCCTAGTGAAAGGAAAGTTCATTTGAAGGGAAAGCACCCAAAATTACGTTCTTTGTTGTTGCCTCAAGacgttaaattgatagaattcttcatttcaaaatgcaaaattttcaaatttttaagggTGTTGACTCTTCTAAGAAGGAATGTCATAAAGTGGCATGTGTCAGTTGAAATTGGTAATCTCCAACATTTGAGATACTTGAAGTTAGGATGCTATGGAGAAATGATTTTGCCGCAATCTATTGGCAGGTTGAAGAGTTTATACACTTTATACATCAAGTATGAAACTCACATTGTAATTCCATATGTTGTGTTCAAGTTAGAGCGTTTAAGGCATATTATATTAAAAAGGACTAGGTGGTGCGAAAGAGGATTTCGTTGGCGGCTAGGGTTCACTTCAAAAAATATTGAAACTTTGAAGTACATAGAGGTGGATGAGAGGCTGATTGAAAATAATGTGGTGCTTAGGTTGACTAATATTCAGAGTCTAGGATTAGTATTTACAAGATCAGAATATGTGAAGCCTATCCTAATCTTGCTAACCAAATTGCAACGCCTTCGGTCATTGTCCTTTGATATTTTAGACAATTCAATCTTATCATATCTAGACTTAGAACCCCTTTCTCAGTGTCATCACCTCTCCAAACTGAGATTAACGGGGGCGATAGAAGGAGTTCCAAATTCGAGCCATCGTGTTTTGGAATTTCTTCCACCAAATATCGTCAAACTAACTTTGGATTCCTGTAATATGAGTCAGGATCCAATGGGCGTATTGGAAAAGCTATGTCATTTAAGGATTTTCTATTTGTCTAAAGCATATAATGGGAGAAAAATGATTTGCTCTGCGAATGGGTTTCCTCAACTTGATTTTCTTCAGATAGGGAATCTAATAAAGTTGGAAGAGTGGGAAATAGAAGAAGGcgcaatgccatgtcttcgaagATTGGAATTAGTTAACGTTAGTTTAGGCATGTTTCCAGAAGGATTAAGGTATATTACTACTCTCCAAGAAATGTCATTAGTAGGATTGAGTTCATCATTAGAAGAAAGGATTAAAGTGATAGATGAAAGAGAAGGAGAGGATTTTTATAAAGTGCGCCACATTCCCTCCATCGACTTTGTAAAGTTACTGGATTCAACATCATTTGAG GTAATTACACTTCATTGA